One Campylobacter massiliensis DNA window includes the following coding sequences:
- a CDS encoding PDC sensor domain-containing protein, giving the protein MTLQDIQRFSELRYKARAYICYLFSKNLPNRLPGVNAESIKSGFDKMAHEIEGFDAFYVLDANGVQIGDAVSLNEKYKAGGGENCSNKSYYYTAVREKRCVLSDPYPSSLTGELCVTASTPIYDDKGELKFVACIDVSLENILAIVSHGKLESYFGKFLKVVYAAFSVALFTIALFLFADALKGLLANDLLNIEVEKMFEHTIVLTLALAIFDLVKAIFEEEVLGKSKRGEDMENKTMIRFIGSIIIALAIEALMLVFKFAITAPDHIINAIYLIGGVAMLMVALSVYLFATKQRSSH; this is encoded by the coding sequence TTGACGTTACAAGATATACAGAGGTTTTCGGAGTTAAGATACAAGGCTAGAGCCTATATATGCTATCTTTTTAGTAAAAATTTGCCAAACAGGCTGCCGGGGGTAAACGCCGAGTCGATAAAAAGCGGCTTTGATAAAATGGCGCACGAGATAGAGGGCTTTGACGCGTTTTACGTGCTTGACGCAAACGGCGTGCAAATAGGCGACGCCGTAAGCCTAAACGAAAAATACAAAGCCGGCGGCGGCGAAAACTGCAGCAATAAGTCTTATTATTACACTGCGGTGCGCGAAAAGCGCTGCGTACTAAGCGACCCGTATCCGTCCTCGCTCACGGGCGAGCTGTGCGTGACGGCGTCCACTCCGATATATGACGACAAAGGGGAGTTAAAATTCGTCGCGTGTATCGACGTTTCGCTCGAAAATATCCTGGCCATCGTCTCCCACGGCAAGCTAGAAAGCTACTTCGGCAAATTTCTAAAGGTCGTTTACGCCGCGTTTTCGGTCGCACTTTTTACCATAGCCTTGTTTTTGTTCGCCGACGCGCTCAAGGGGCTTTTGGCTAACGATCTTTTAAATATCGAAGTAGAAAAGATGTTTGAGCATACGATCGTGCTTACGCTGGCGCTTGCGATCTTTGATTTGGTTAAAGCGATATTTGAAGAAGAGGTGCTGGGTAAAAGTAAACGCGGCGAGGATATGGAAAACAAGACGATGATTAGATTTATTGGATCGATCATTATCGCGCTTGCGATCGAGGCGCTGATGCTCGTGTTTAAATTTGCCATCACGGCGCCAGATCACATCATAAACGCGATCTATCTCATCGGCGGCGTTGCGATGCTGATGGTTGCGCTTAGCGTCTATCTTTTTGCAACCAAGCAAAGGAGCTCGCATTGA
- the pglF gene encoding UDP-N-acetylglucosamine 4,6-dehydratase (configuration-retaining), protein MFKATKLKRLAFFLGFDVAIFVASFYLAYLLRFSGVLPDYFRGGLVAGCATMVVLKLFFMWLFKIYKVPWRFFGLNEARKIFLVHLCAIVCFWIVYFAAPSLFNPFPRSVIFIDAVISCLLIGNLRIAKRMFLDFSKKPHTGEPCVVIGATSKALHVLKGLRQGYIDLYAVGVVDGRSDLVGTYCDGFLVQPKSEIANLIKEYNVKTAIIALALGQDELAELFDELTAYGIRDIKIFSMFGTGKDAIKDISIEDLLARKPKDLDSSAVEKFLGGKVVLVTGAGGSIGSEICKQCLKFGVSKLIMIDHSEFNLYKIGEITHSDKTVSKMINIVNEDDLRAVFEEFRPQIAIHAAAYKHVPLCEANPKAAIVNNIIGTKILIDLSIEYGVSKVVMISSDKAVRPTNIMGATKRVCELYALNSNLPAKTEIVAVRFGNVLGSSGSVIPKFKEQIENNKPLTVTHPDITRYFMLVSEACQLVLQAASIAKGGELFVLDMGEPIKIADLAKKMLILSNKEHLGVEFVGLRPGEKLYEELLINKDDVKTEFQSIFVTHSGEYDVAKLNEQIENLTHADDVAAALKEIVPEFNHALNKE, encoded by the coding sequence ATGTTTAAGGCGACGAAGCTAAAGCGGCTTGCGTTTTTTCTGGGCTTTGACGTCGCGATATTCGTCGCGTCGTTTTATCTGGCGTATTTGCTTAGATTTAGCGGCGTGCTGCCTGATTATTTTAGAGGCGGACTAGTTGCAGGCTGCGCTACGATGGTGGTTTTAAAGCTATTTTTCATGTGGCTTTTTAAAATTTACAAGGTGCCGTGGAGATTTTTTGGACTAAACGAAGCGAGGAAAATTTTCCTCGTTCATCTTTGCGCGATCGTTTGCTTTTGGATCGTTTATTTTGCGGCGCCTAGTCTTTTTAATCCGTTTCCGCGAAGCGTGATTTTTATCGACGCCGTTATCTCGTGCCTGCTAATCGGAAATTTAAGGATCGCCAAGCGTATGTTTTTAGACTTTTCTAAAAAGCCGCACACGGGCGAGCCTTGCGTAGTTATCGGCGCTACGTCAAAGGCGCTTCACGTTTTAAAAGGGCTTAGGCAGGGCTATATCGATCTATATGCCGTGGGCGTGGTAGACGGCAGGAGCGATCTAGTCGGCACTTACTGCGACGGATTTTTAGTGCAGCCAAAGAGCGAAATCGCAAATTTGATCAAAGAGTACAACGTAAAAACCGCTATCATCGCGCTAGCACTCGGTCAAGACGAGCTGGCGGAGCTTTTTGACGAGCTTACGGCTTACGGTATCCGCGATATCAAGATTTTTTCTATGTTTGGCACCGGCAAGGACGCGATCAAAGATATCTCGATCGAGGATCTGCTAGCTAGAAAGCCAAAAGACCTAGATAGCAGCGCGGTGGAGAAATTTTTAGGCGGTAAGGTCGTTTTGGTCACGGGAGCCGGCGGCAGTATCGGTAGCGAAATTTGCAAGCAGTGCCTTAAATTTGGCGTTAGCAAGCTAATTATGATCGATCATAGCGAGTTTAATCTCTATAAAATCGGCGAGATAACCCACAGCGACAAAACCGTGAGCAAGATGATAAATATCGTAAACGAGGATGATCTGCGCGCGGTATTTGAGGAGTTTAGGCCGCAGATCGCTATCCACGCCGCAGCCTATAAGCACGTGCCGCTTTGCGAAGCAAACCCGAAAGCAGCAATCGTAAATAACATAATCGGCACTAAAATTTTGATCGATTTATCTATCGAATACGGCGTTAGCAAGGTCGTGATGATATCCTCTGATAAGGCCGTGCGCCCGACGAATATCATGGGCGCGACTAAACGCGTGTGCGAACTTTATGCGTTAAACTCAAATTTGCCGGCTAAAACCGAGATCGTCGCGGTGCGCTTCGGTAACGTTCTGGGCTCAAGCGGCAGCGTAATACCGAAATTTAAAGAACAAATCGAAAATAATAAACCGCTAACAGTAACGCATCCTGACATCACGAGGTATTTTATGTTGGTTTCCGAGGCCTGTCAGCTCGTGCTTCAGGCTGCCTCGATCGCAAAAGGCGGCGAGCTTTTCGTACTTGATATGGGCGAGCCGATAAAGATCGCAGATCTAGCTAAAAAGATGCTGATTTTATCAAACAAAGAGCACCTTGGCGTCGAATTTGTCGGTCTTCGCCCGGGAGAGAAGCTTTACGAGGAGCTTTTAATAAACAAAGACGACGTAAAAACCGAGTTTCAGTCTATTTTCGTGACGCACTCGGGCGAATACGACGTGGCTAAACTAAACGAGCAAATCGAAAATTTGACGCACGCGGACGATGTCGCGGCGGCGCTCAAAGAGATCGTGCCAGAGTTTAATCACGCGCTAAATAAGGAATAA
- the pglE gene encoding UDP-N-acetylbacillosamine transaminase, whose translation MQRIFLSPPHMSGKEQEYINEVFKSNYIAPLGEYVNKFEASVANYAGAPDALALNSGTSAIHLALRVLGIGAGDVVLASTFTFMASVSPILYQGATPVFVDSDESWNLSPELLKKAIANSPKKPKALVVTHLYGQAAKMKEICEICEQENIAVVEDAAEALGGFLNGKALGTFGRLGAYSFNGNKIITTSGGGMLVGEKELVEKARFYSTQAREPFLHYEHKDYGYNYRLSNVLGAIGTAQMEVLEQRVIKKREIFEKYKKELPELEFMPEIANSRGNRWLTTALFKEKGAHIRVIDALAKENIESRPLWKPMHMQPVFEGALAFTDGTSEEMFARGICLPSGTAMGDEEFARVVKIVKENL comes from the coding sequence ATGCAAAGAATTTTCCTAAGTCCGCCGCACATGAGCGGCAAAGAGCAAGAGTACATAAACGAGGTTTTTAAGAGCAACTATATTGCGCCGCTTGGCGAATACGTGAATAAATTTGAAGCAAGCGTGGCAAACTACGCAGGCGCGCCCGATGCTTTGGCGCTAAATTCCGGCACGTCGGCGATCCACTTGGCGCTAAGGGTGCTTGGTATCGGAGCTGGGGACGTGGTGCTAGCGTCTACGTTTACCTTTATGGCGTCCGTTAGCCCGATACTTTATCAAGGCGCTACGCCTGTTTTTGTCGATAGCGACGAAAGCTGGAATCTAAGCCCCGAGCTGCTAAAAAAGGCGATCGCAAATTCGCCTAAAAAGCCAAAAGCGCTCGTCGTCACGCATCTCTACGGTCAGGCGGCCAAGATGAAAGAGATCTGCGAGATTTGCGAACAAGAAAACATCGCCGTCGTCGAGGACGCGGCCGAGGCGCTGGGTGGATTTTTGAACGGCAAAGCGCTGGGCACGTTCGGGCGACTTGGCGCATATAGCTTTAACGGCAACAAAATCATAACCACAAGCGGTGGCGGCATGCTAGTGGGCGAGAAAGAGCTCGTCGAGAAGGCGAGATTTTATAGCACTCAAGCTAGAGAGCCGTTTTTGCACTACGAGCATAAAGACTACGGCTACAACTACCGCCTAAGCAACGTCCTAGGCGCGATCGGAACGGCGCAGATGGAGGTGCTCGAGCAGCGCGTGATAAAAAAACGCGAAATTTTTGAAAAGTACAAAAAAGAGCTTCCCGAGCTTGAGTTTATGCCAGAGATTGCAAATTCTCGCGGCAACCGTTGGCTAACGACCGCGCTATTTAAAGAAAAAGGCGCGCATATACGCGTTATAGACGCACTCGCTAAAGAAAACATAGAAAGCCGTCCGCTTTGGAAGCCGATGCATATGCAGCCGGTGTTTGAAGGGGCGCTAGCGTTCACGGACGGGACTAGCGAGGAGATGTTTGCGCGCGGTATCTGCCTGCCTAGCGGCACGGCGATGGGGGACGAGGAGTTTGCGCGAGTGGTAAAAATCGTAAAGGAAAATTTATAA
- the pglD gene encoding UDP-N-acetylbacillosamine N-acetyltransferase has translation MAATKIYVYGFSGHGAVVADVARACGYGEIVFLDDSKFDGKNVLKFDPSLEKADVIVAIGDNKIRRILQERVKNAGLRVVNLIHPSSVVSSSAKIGEGAAVMPNAVINARAVIGEGAIINTGAIIEHDCEIGDFAHVSPNAALAGGVIVGQNTHVGIGSCVIQCVKIGADCVIGAGGVVVRDIADGSVAYGNPAKVRRNLS, from the coding sequence ATGGCCGCAACTAAAATTTACGTTTACGGCTTTAGCGGACACGGAGCAGTCGTAGCAGACGTAGCTAGGGCGTGCGGATACGGCGAGATCGTGTTTTTGGACGACTCCAAATTTGACGGTAAAAATGTGCTCAAATTTGACCCGAGCCTCGAAAAAGCGGACGTGATCGTGGCTATCGGAGATAATAAAATCAGACGTATCCTGCAAGAAAGAGTAAAAAACGCCGGCCTTCGCGTAGTAAATTTAATCCATCCAAGCTCGGTAGTAAGTAGTAGCGCAAAAATAGGCGAGGGCGCGGCCGTGATGCCAAATGCCGTCATAAACGCGCGCGCTGTAATAGGCGAGGGCGCGATAATAAACACTGGCGCGATCATCGAGCATGACTGCGAGATCGGCGATTTTGCCCATGTTAGCCCAAACGCGGCGCTAGCAGGCGGCGTGATAGTCGGGCAAAATACCCACGTAGGCATAGGTTCATGCGTCATCCAGTGCGTAAAAATCGGCGCAGACTGCGTCATCGGAGCGGGTGGCGTCGTGGTAAGAGATATCGCAGACGGTAGCGTCGCCTACGGCAATCCGGCTAAAGTTAGGCGAAATTTGAGCTAA
- the pglC gene encoding undecaprenyl phosphate N,N'-diacetylbacillosamine 1-phosphate transferase: MYRAFFKRLLDICGAIFLIVLTLPIMVVVAVLIYFKVSRDVIFTQARPGLHAKIFKIYKFKTMSDERGADGELLPDEMRLSGIGKTIRSLSLDELPQLFNVLKGDMSFIGPRPLLVEYLPLYDAEQATRHDVRPGITGLAQVNGRNAISWAEKFKFDARYVRELSFALDVKIAILTVQKVLKRSGVSKEGMATTEKFNGRN; this comes from the coding sequence ATGTATAGGGCGTTTTTTAAGAGATTACTGGATATTTGTGGCGCGATTTTTTTGATCGTGCTTACGTTGCCGATCATGGTGGTCGTCGCGGTTTTGATATATTTTAAGGTTAGCCGTGACGTCATTTTTACTCAGGCGCGCCCGGGTTTGCACGCTAAAATCTTTAAAATTTACAAATTTAAAACGATGAGCGACGAGCGCGGCGCGGACGGCGAGCTACTGCCCGACGAGATGCGCCTAAGCGGCATCGGCAAGACCATCAGAAGCCTCAGCCTTGATGAGCTGCCGCAGCTTTTTAACGTGCTAAAGGGCGATATGAGCTTCATCGGGCCGCGTCCGCTTCTGGTCGAGTATCTGCCTCTTTACGACGCCGAGCAGGCGACCCGCCACGACGTGAGACCCGGCATCACGGGGCTAGCGCAGGTAAACGGCCGCAACGCGATTAGCTGGGCGGAGAAGTTTAAATTTGACGCGAGATACGTCCGCGAGCTTAGCTTTGCACTGGACGTGAAAATCGCGATTTTAACCGTGCAAAAGGTGTTAAAACGAAGCGGTGTGAGTAAAGAAGGCATGGCTACGACGGAGAAATTTAATGGCCGCAACTAA
- the pglA gene encoding N,N'-diacetylbacillosaminyl-diphospho-undecaprenol alpha-1,3-N-acetylgalactosaminyltransferase, with protein sequence MAKFGFLSHADMSIYFFRAPIMRELKRLGHEVFAIAPKGDYTDRLKSEFNCVTYELDRASLNPLTVLENSKKLAEILRGLNLDLLQTSAHKSNVFGTFAAKKAGIKRVINLVEGLGSFYIDNDLKTRLVRAAIETLYKKALKMSDGCVFVNEADPAYFLSRGLIAEEKIFKIKSVGVDTLKFDENSVLAANLGEDLRGKKIVLMIARAMWHKGVREFYEAAELLRGREDCAFVFAGEGFEGNKSTADAKFLKGGAVRYLGARDDVPELLKASYLLALPSYKEGFPRTVLEAMSMGRPVVASDVAGCNEAVTNGFNGLLCEVKSSADLAAKIEILLNDENLAAQMGQNGRELAVREFDERAVARKYVEIYRKFIDV encoded by the coding sequence ATGGCTAAATTTGGATTTTTAAGTCACGCCGATATGAGCATTTATTTTTTCCGCGCGCCGATTATGCGCGAGCTAAAGCGGCTCGGTCACGAGGTGTTCGCTATCGCGCCAAAGGGCGACTACACGGATAGGCTAAAAAGCGAATTTAACTGCGTGACATACGAGCTTGACCGCGCGAGCCTAAATCCTCTAACCGTGCTTGAAAACTCAAAAAAGCTAGCCGAGATTTTGCGCGGGCTAAATTTGGATCTGCTGCAAACCTCGGCGCACAAGTCAAACGTGTTCGGCACCTTTGCGGCTAAAAAAGCGGGCATAAAGCGCGTGATAAATTTAGTCGAGGGGCTTGGCAGCTTTTATATCGATAACGACTTAAAAACCCGTCTGGTGCGCGCCGCGATCGAGACGCTTTATAAAAAAGCGCTAAAGATGAGCGACGGCTGCGTCTTCGTAAATGAGGCCGATCCGGCGTATTTTTTGAGCCGCGGTTTGATTGCCGAAGAGAAAATTTTTAAGATAAAAAGCGTGGGCGTGGATACGCTCAAATTTGACGAAAACAGCGTGCTGGCCGCAAATTTGGGCGAAGATCTTCGCGGCAAAAAGATCGTGCTGATGATAGCGCGCGCGATGTGGCACAAGGGCGTGCGCGAGTTTTACGAGGCGGCCGAGCTTTTACGCGGGCGCGAGGACTGCGCGTTCGTATTTGCGGGCGAGGGGTTTGAGGGAAACAAAAGCACGGCCGATGCAAAGTTTTTAAAGGGCGGAGCCGTGCGGTATCTGGGCGCTAGAGACGACGTGCCCGAGCTTTTAAAGGCTAGCTATCTGCTTGCGCTTCCAAGCTACAAAGAGGGCTTTCCGCGCACGGTTTTAGAAGCGATGAGTATGGGTAGGCCGGTCGTTGCTAGCGACGTAGCGGGCTGCAACGAGGCCGTAACGAACGGCTTTAACGGCCTGCTTTGCGAGGTAAAAAGCTCCGCCGATCTAGCCGCAAAGATAGAAATTTTGTTAAACGACGAAAATTTGGCCGCACAGATGGGGCAAAACGGGCGGGAGCTCGCCGTGCGCGAGTTTGACGAGCGAGCGGTCGCTAGGAAATATGTAGAAATTTATAGGAAATTTATCGATGTATAG
- a CDS encoding STT3 domain-containing protein produces MASKILEFPGKFKFSKQTCFLMLAAFIFSVVCRLYWVYWAGEYQHFFWNDQLMISTNDGYAFAEGARDMIAGFHQPNDLSYYGRSMPTLTYFLYQILPFSFESILLYMSVFFSSLIVIPVILIAKEYEMSGAGFAAALLASIANSYYNRTMAGYYDTDMLTIVLPAFSVWAMIRLAQKKNVNDLIFIPIFILINDWWYPSSYSLNFAMLGAFLLYTLVFDRKNALNYEAAILMIVALTYIDFYAKSALAVALYLAMRFRPQIWDKRAIAACLALAVALLGYSGGLNQILFQLKFYIFRGVSESSEPVFHFYNVNKTIMEMSDYSFEFESINAFAKRISGHIVTFALSLVGVAALCLKFRSFLLALPMLALGFLALKGGLRFTIYSVPVMAIGFGYFAALCVIFFKKDKILDKFCTVCLAAFFAFFFLYFDKYYSLLHGKSPVFAPNFDGEVGFGVYLATFAAMALICGAAYFMVSGLSSLKKHALLEKICVFCIAALSLMPCLEHIYGYKVGTVFAKSEVESLDKLHKIAGREDYVLAWWDYGYPIRYYADVKTLIDGGKHLGRDNFAVSFALASNQRMSANMARLEVEYTERNFSERFGLNLNQMIKDYNATSVNSFLYSLNSKDSRPPQKTREIYYYLPDSMIDIFSAVLRFSNLDLNSGEEYGAIFYPGKPYSVDGDTINIGGGFSVSGDASKVYIGEREISVNTYFETSYDEKDKLVVKKHEMNADGKIYLIFMKDYRRFLVLDEAVLNSAYIQLFVLENYDKELFEPVVLNGAVKIYRLLR; encoded by the coding sequence ATGGCGAGTAAAATTTTAGAATTCCCCGGCAAATTTAAATTTTCAAAGCAAACTTGTTTTTTGATGCTTGCGGCGTTTATCTTTAGCGTAGTTTGCAGGCTGTACTGGGTGTACTGGGCGGGCGAATACCAGCACTTTTTCTGGAACGATCAGCTCATGATCAGTACAAACGACGGCTACGCCTTCGCCGAGGGCGCGCGCGATATGATAGCGGGCTTTCATCAGCCAAACGACCTTAGCTACTACGGCCGCTCGATGCCCACACTTACGTATTTTTTGTATCAAATTTTACCTTTTAGCTTTGAGAGCATTTTGCTTTATATGAGCGTGTTTTTTAGCTCGCTTATCGTTATTCCCGTGATTTTGATAGCCAAAGAGTACGAGATGTCCGGCGCGGGCTTTGCGGCGGCGCTGCTAGCTAGCATCGCAAATAGCTACTACAACCGCACGATGGCGGGCTACTACGACACTGATATGCTTACGATCGTGCTGCCAGCGTTTAGCGTCTGGGCGATGATACGCCTCGCGCAGAAAAAAAACGTAAACGATCTCATTTTTATCCCGATTTTTATCCTGATAAACGACTGGTGGTATCCGAGCTCGTACTCGCTAAATTTTGCGATGCTGGGCGCATTTTTGCTCTATACTTTGGTTTTCGATAGGAAAAACGCGCTAAACTACGAAGCTGCTATTTTGATGATAGTCGCGCTTACCTATATCGATTTTTACGCTAAAAGCGCGCTCGCGGTCGCGCTTTATCTAGCGATGAGATTTCGTCCGCAGATCTGGGATAAGCGCGCTATCGCGGCTTGTCTTGCTTTAGCCGTCGCGCTTCTAGGTTATAGCGGCGGACTAAATCAAATTTTATTTCAGCTTAAATTTTACATATTTCGTGGAGTTTCGGAGAGTAGCGAGCCGGTTTTTCATTTTTATAACGTAAATAAAACGATAATGGAAATGAGCGATTATTCGTTTGAGTTTGAGTCGATAAACGCCTTTGCTAAGCGTATCAGCGGGCATATCGTTACTTTTGCTTTATCGCTCGTAGGAGTCGCGGCGCTTTGCCTTAAATTTCGCTCCTTTTTACTCGCTCTTCCTATGCTCGCGCTTGGGTTTTTGGCACTAAAAGGCGGGCTTAGATTTACGATCTACTCCGTGCCCGTGATGGCGATAGGATTTGGGTATTTTGCGGCGCTTTGCGTGATTTTTTTCAAAAAAGATAAAATTTTAGACAAATTTTGCACAGTTTGTTTAGCGGCATTTTTTGCGTTTTTCTTTTTGTATTTTGATAAATATTACAGCCTTTTGCACGGCAAATCTCCCGTTTTTGCGCCAAATTTTGACGGCGAGGTGGGCTTTGGCGTATATCTAGCCACGTTTGCGGCGATGGCGCTTATTTGTGGGGCGGCTTATTTTATGGTCTCAGGCCTTAGCTCGCTCAAAAAACACGCGCTTTTAGAAAAAATTTGCGTCTTTTGCATTGCCGCACTTTCTTTGATGCCGTGTCTTGAGCACATTTACGGCTACAAAGTCGGCACTGTCTTTGCCAAAAGCGAGGTCGAGAGCCTAGATAAACTACACAAGATCGCAGGGCGCGAGGACTACGTGCTGGCGTGGTGGGACTACGGCTATCCGATCCGCTACTACGCAGACGTCAAGACCCTCATAGATGGTGGCAAGCACCTAGGCAGGGATAACTTCGCCGTGAGCTTTGCGCTAGCTAGCAATCAACGCATGTCGGCAAATATGGCGCGCCTAGAAGTCGAGTACACCGAGCGAAATTTCAGCGAGAGATTTGGGTTAAATTTGAACCAGATGATAAAGGACTACAACGCCACGAGCGTAAATTCGTTTTTGTATTCGCTAAATAGCAAGGATTCCCGCCCGCCGCAAAAAACGCGCGAGATTTACTACTATCTGCCTGACTCCATGATCGATATTTTTAGCGCCGTTTTGCGCTTTTCAAACCTCGATCTAAACAGTGGCGAGGAGTACGGAGCGATATTTTATCCGGGCAAACCTTACTCGGTGGACGGCGATACGATAAATATCGGCGGAGGGTTTAGCGTATCGGGCGACGCGTCCAAGGTCTATATCGGCGAGCGCGAAATATCCGTAAATACGTACTTTGAAACAAGCTACGACGAAAAGGATAAGCTGGTCGTCAAAAAGCACGAGATGAACGCGGACGGTAAAATTTATCTTATTTTTATGAAGGATTATAGGCGGTTTTTGGTGCTTGACGAAGCGGTGCTAAACTCGGCCTACATACAGCTTTTCGTACTCGAAAACTACGACAAAGAGCTGTTTGAACCGGTCGTTTTAAACGGCGCGGTTAAAATTTATAGGTTGCTAAGATGA
- the pglJ gene encoding N-acetylgalactosamine-N,N'-diacetylbacillosaminyl-diphospho-undecaprenol 4-alpha-N-acetylgalactosaminyltransferase: MKKLAVFLYSMGPGGAERVVSNLLPALCEKYEVHLVLMSEVVAYEIPSAVKIHFLERSDPYESGVKKLFRLGLLFPFLALNYKKLCDDLAIDLHFVLMNRPCYIALLARIAGVKGRMVISERSCPSVIYKSGLSGLANRILVKALYPKADLILANAQGNADDLVRNFGCDAAKTKVLYNAVDLAAIKTLADEPLEDKFKPFFLNIGRLDSGKNQAMLIRVVANLNDERATLGILGKGPLQGELQNLIDELGVSSRVKLLGTDKNPFKFIKNAQCFVCASGFEGFSNVLLEALACERFIISTDHKSGARELLGDDEYGVLTPVDDEKAMETAMRRALEDENLRQDYEKRAYGRVVKFDKNSVAAELIGYLEGENGE, translated from the coding sequence ATGAAAAAATTAGCCGTTTTTCTCTACTCGATGGGGCCGGGCGGCGCGGAGCGCGTGGTTTCAAATTTGCTCCCCGCTCTTTGCGAAAAATACGAAGTTCATCTCGTTTTGATGAGCGAGGTCGTAGCCTACGAGATACCAAGCGCGGTAAAAATTCACTTCCTCGAGCGCTCAGATCCCTATGAAAGCGGCGTAAAAAAGCTATTTCGTTTGGGACTTTTGTTTCCGTTTCTAGCCCTAAATTATAAAAAACTTTGCGACGATTTGGCTATCGACCTACATTTTGTCTTAATGAACCGGCCTTGTTATATCGCGCTTTTGGCAAGGATCGCCGGAGTAAAAGGACGGATGGTAATAAGCGAACGCAGCTGTCCGTCGGTCATCTATAAAAGCGGCCTTAGCGGGCTTGCCAATAGAATTTTGGTTAAGGCGCTTTACCCAAAAGCCGATCTTATCCTGGCTAACGCGCAGGGAAACGCCGATGATCTCGTGCGAAATTTCGGCTGCGACGCCGCAAAAACTAAAGTGCTATATAATGCGGTCGATTTGGCTGCGATAAAAACTCTTGCCGATGAGCCGCTAGAGGACAAATTTAAGCCGTTTTTTCTAAATATCGGCCGGCTTGATAGCGGTAAAAATCAAGCGATGCTAATAAGAGTAGTCGCAAATTTAAACGACGAGCGCGCGACGCTTGGGATCCTTGGCAAAGGGCCTTTGCAAGGCGAGCTTCAAAATTTGATCGATGAGCTTGGCGTAAGCTCGCGCGTAAAACTGCTAGGCACGGATAAAAATCCGTTTAAATTTATCAAAAACGCGCAGTGTTTCGTCTGCGCTTCGGGGTTTGAGGGCTTTTCAAACGTGCTTTTAGAGGCGCTTGCTTGCGAGAGATTTATCATCTCCACCGATCACAAAAGCGGCGCTAGGGAGCTTCTAGGCGACGATGAGTACGGCGTTTTAACGCCCGTTGACGACGAAAAGGCAATGGAGACTGCGATGAGGCGAGCGCTTGAGGATGAAAATTTAAGGCAAGATTATGAAAAAAGAGCTTACGGCCGCGTAGTAAAATTTGATAAAAACTCCGTAGCGGCGGAGCTCATAGGATATTTAGAGGGTGAAAATGGCGAGTAA